In Spirosoma aureum, a single genomic region encodes these proteins:
- a CDS encoding PqqD family protein, whose protein sequence is MKRFIRNHETISGQIDDELVMMDIEKGSYFSLNTVATRIWELLEGPLTIEDLCDLLLKEYDVDESECRTDVEDHLTKMQELGLIKSID, encoded by the coding sequence ATGAAAAGATTTATAAGGAACCATGAAACTATTTCTGGGCAAATAGACGATGAATTGGTAATGATGGACATCGAAAAAGGTAGCTATTTTTCGCTTAATACTGTAGCTACGAGAATCTGGGAGTTACTCGAAGGTCCTCTTACGATTGAAGACTTATGCGACTTACTTCTTAAAGAATATGACGTTGATGAATCAGAATGCCGTACCGATGTTGAAGACCATCTTACTAAAATGCAGGAACTCGGTTTAATTAAATCAATCGATTAA
- a CDS encoding nucleotidyltransferase domain-containing protein, with protein sequence MRLQNAMRIGVGKREFLAGLNPETQFLLRCLEVNSTFRPSDFDQFDKNTFLLTAENHRLTNIIYTTLKTNHSFPIHIKNCLRERYVANKLRMLSYMAELCRVLKILNVNRIKAVALKGPLLGHLYYDDYTQRECKDLDILVHETDVQKAYEILLDLGYNLSNRLWNSPKQKAIYDKTYYHYNLYSSKTNVQIELHWRLNASGSDSIIKSKSSWDTLPVIQACGQTIPILPRNDMFIYLCIHGGMHQWKRLFWLVDIVRIIEREDADFLAKIFNQLSRKSEKRYVLEACHLAYVIFGIDLHPSILEAIEKDTNIGRLSKVSIFSMSNISDVYLSPLSSFKTFSTAIHKFIKFYWSAIYLDGYKAIYTSFSNFFINPAYWAIYSFRDSLFLLNYFAAPFLWIYTLFNKVK encoded by the coding sequence TTGCGGCTTCAAAATGCAATGCGTATAGGTGTGGGTAAACGTGAATTTCTAGCTGGGTTAAATCCGGAAACGCAATTTCTGCTACGATGTTTAGAGGTGAATTCGACCTTTCGTCCCAGTGATTTTGACCAATTTGACAAAAATACTTTTTTGCTGACTGCTGAAAACCATCGCTTAACAAATATTATTTATACTACTTTAAAAACTAATCATTCATTTCCAATACATATAAAGAATTGCTTGAGAGAACGGTATGTGGCAAATAAGCTTAGAATGCTTTCCTACATGGCAGAACTTTGTCGTGTTCTGAAAATCCTGAATGTTAATCGTATAAAGGCGGTTGCTTTAAAGGGTCCATTATTAGGTCATCTTTATTATGACGACTATACACAAAGAGAGTGTAAAGATTTAGATATTCTTGTTCATGAAACAGATGTTCAGAAAGCTTATGAAATTTTACTCGATCTAGGTTATAATCTATCTAATAGATTATGGAATAGCCCAAAACAAAAAGCTATTTATGACAAAACTTATTATCACTATAATTTATACAGCTCAAAAACCAATGTTCAGATTGAACTACACTGGCGACTGAATGCGTCGGGAAGCGATTCTATAATAAAATCGAAATCAAGTTGGGATACGCTGCCAGTAATACAAGCTTGTGGTCAGACTATACCAATCTTGCCCAGAAACGATATGTTTATATACCTGTGTATTCACGGAGGAATGCACCAATGGAAAAGGTTATTCTGGCTTGTTGATATAGTACGAATTATAGAGAGAGAAGATGCTGATTTTTTGGCGAAAATCTTCAATCAGTTGAGCCGGAAAAGCGAAAAACGGTATGTACTTGAAGCTTGTCATTTGGCTTATGTTATTTTTGGAATTGACTTGCATCCCAGTATTCTCGAAGCGATAGAAAAAGATACTAATATTGGTAGGCTTTCTAAAGTTTCGATTTTTTCAATGAGTAATATCTCCGACGTTTACCTAAGTCCTTTATCATCCTTTAAAACATTTTCAACAGCAATCCATAAATTTATCAAGTTTTACTGGTCGGCCATTTATTTAGATGGTTATAAGGCGATATATACTTCTTTTAGTAATTTCTTTATTAATCCAGCTTACTGGGCTATTTATTCCTTTCGTGATAGCTTATTTTTGCTAAATTATTTCGCGGCTCCTTTTCTATGGATATATACACTGTTTAATAAAGTAAAGTGA
- a CDS encoding ABC transporter ATP-binding protein, which translates to MKKTLQDYLYSLVKSNKVKLLSSVVITLFSGLTRGGSFILLLPLLNLAGITGNPDQNSRAFKLTKIIWDMLGISFTIYTCLIIYVLLVLIHACLGYMKNIIDVTVVQEYKQNLRNELFSAVINAEWGFIKSAKNTHIFNNIINEINNIGYSVNLVISSFSTFTLFFFYLSTSLYVSIKMTVIASLCIVPLLLVQRKLNNNAYKSGLAMYTRHESLFNAVLEFINSFKMAKSYTFQDRYETEFRKITQQTVKDEYIFAKISAGTSILYEVGSAIIVSIILILAIKVVHMPVVDLLLMIYIASKLLPTISSLIRVLQYTLNTLPSYEGVINLLHDSQKNQEKNDDKLPVNEFPKKFIKFSEISFRYDEEKPILNNFSYEIEVNKTTSILGASGRGKTTLVELLLGLLKPHSGKILLDNKDLNDVNLTDWRNMSAYIPQECFLFNATIRENLLWVKPEANEAELQEVLKLVAGEFVFRLPNGLDTNVGDQGIRLSGGERQRIALARALLRNPKILILDEATNALDISNELIIKKAIDNLKGKMTILIIAHNQYLHEGADETVDLEAVPSILYPE; encoded by the coding sequence ATGAAAAAAACACTCCAAGACTATCTTTATTCGCTAGTTAAATCTAATAAGGTTAAATTACTATCGTCAGTTGTTATTACTCTTTTTTCAGGATTAACGAGAGGAGGGAGTTTTATTCTGTTGTTGCCTCTACTCAACCTGGCAGGTATAACTGGTAATCCGGATCAGAATAGTAGAGCATTTAAGCTAACTAAGATTATATGGGACATGCTGGGTATCTCTTTTACAATTTATACTTGTCTTATTATTTATGTTCTGCTCGTGTTGATTCATGCATGTTTGGGTTATATGAAAAACATAATTGATGTAACGGTTGTACAGGAATATAAACAGAACCTACGCAATGAACTTTTTTCAGCCGTTATAAATGCAGAATGGGGCTTTATTAAAAGTGCAAAAAATACACACATATTTAATAATATAATCAACGAAATAAATAATATTGGATATTCTGTGAATTTAGTGATTAGTTCATTTAGTACGTTTACATTATTCTTTTTTTACCTGTCAACGTCTTTATATGTATCGATAAAGATGACAGTTATTGCCAGTTTGTGCATTGTACCATTATTACTAGTTCAACGTAAATTGAATAATAATGCGTACAAGTCTGGCCTGGCTATGTATACCCGACATGAGAGTTTATTTAATGCCGTTCTTGAATTCATAAACAGTTTCAAAATGGCTAAAAGTTATACTTTCCAGGACCGCTATGAGACAGAGTTCAGAAAAATTACGCAACAAACCGTAAAAGACGAATATATATTTGCTAAAATAAGCGCAGGAACTAGTATTTTATATGAAGTAGGCTCAGCAATAATAGTTAGCATCATTCTTATACTGGCAATTAAAGTCGTTCATATGCCAGTCGTAGATTTATTGTTGATGATATACATTGCCTCAAAATTGCTGCCGACGATATCTTCATTAATCAGAGTGCTTCAATATACGTTAAATACATTACCATCGTATGAGGGTGTAATAAATTTACTGCATGATTCTCAGAAAAACCAGGAGAAAAATGATGATAAATTGCCGGTAAATGAGTTTCCTAAGAAGTTTATAAAATTTTCTGAAATAAGCTTTCGCTATGACGAAGAAAAGCCTATTCTAAACAATTTTAGTTACGAAATTGAAGTAAATAAAACCACATCGATACTTGGGGCTTCTGGGCGAGGAAAAACCACTTTGGTGGAACTACTCCTTGGCCTGTTAAAGCCACATTCAGGTAAAATACTGCTAGATAACAAAGATTTAAATGATGTTAATCTAACTGACTGGCGAAACATGTCAGCGTACATCCCTCAGGAATGTTTTTTATTTAATGCAACCATTCGGGAAAATTTATTGTGGGTTAAACCTGAAGCAAATGAAGCAGAGCTACAGGAAGTATTGAAATTAGTAGCAGGCGAGTTTGTATTTAGGTTACCTAACGGGCTGGATACGAATGTAGGTGATCAGGGAATACGGCTTTCTGGAGGAGAACGCCAACGGATTGCTTTAGCAAGAGCCTTACTGCGGAATCCCAAAATATTAATCCTGGATGAAGCTACAAATGCGTTAGATATCAGTAATGAGTTAATAATAAAAAAAGCAATAGACAACCTAAAGGGTAAGATGACTATATTGATTATCGCTCATAATCAATATTTACATGAAGGCGCTGACGAAACGGTTGATTTAGAAGCGGTTCCTTCAATTCTGTATCCTGAATGA